Below is a window of Humulus lupulus chromosome 2, drHumLupu1.1, whole genome shotgun sequence DNA.
TGGTCATACATAGTACAAAATGTTGTCTTCGGAATGTCCCCTTCCATCACCCTTAACTGGTGGTATCTCAACCTcaagtctatctttgagaacaccgcctttccttggagttgatcaaaaagatcgtctatcTTTGGCAAAGGGTATTTGCTCTTGATGGTGACCTTGTTAAgttccctataatcaatgcacttCTGCATTGACCTATCCATCCTCTTTACGAATAAtatcggtgctccccatggtgagtaacttggcctaatgaaacctaggtcaagtagttcctgcagttGAACCTTTAACTCCTTCAATTCAGCAGgcgccattctataaggtgctttCGAGATTGGAGCTATTTCCGGTGCTAGCTCAATCATGAACTCGATTTCTCGTTGTGGTGGAAATCCCAGTAAGTCTTTTGGAAATACATCCAAGTAGTCACGTACTATCCTCGTGTCTTCTGGTCTCTACATCCAAGTTTCTATTGTATTAACCACGCTCGCCAAAAATCCCATGCATCCATGCTGTAACATCTTCCCAGCTTCTAACGCTAAAATGATTGGGATTCATAGTCTTGTTTCTGTTCCCATGAACAAAAAAGGCTCCTCTCCGTCAGGCTTAAACACCACCATTTTCTTCTTGCAATCGATTGTAGCCTTGTACTTCGTCAGCCAATCCATCCCAAGGATTATGTCAAAATTAGAATTATCCACCCCAATCAAGTCTTCATATAGCTCTCTACCATCTATCCTCAAAGGCAAGACTCTAAACCACTTCCTAGATATTACCACCTCTCTGGTTGGTAACATGGTCCCAAACCACTTAGCATGCTTCTCATGAGGTCTATTAAATCTTTCCGCTATTCTCTTAGCAACAAATGAATGAGTGGCTCCATAATCAATTAAAACATGATAATCAATTCCAGCGATAAAAATCTGACCTAAGACCACTGAAGTGCTTGCTTCTGCCTGAGGCTTGGTGAGAGCGAACACACATGTTGGAACCAGATTATAGTTCTTCTTGTGGTGCTCTTTATCCCATTCCCGAGTCTTCTGTGGACAGTTCCTTTTGATGCATCCTTTCTTACCACAACCATAACACGTGTTTGCCCAAAATTCGTCTTGGTGGTGCTTCTTACATTTATCACACTCTGGGTACCGTACCCATTCCTTTCTACCATTGTGATTATTTCCCTTATTATCTCTGTCCCTTTTATCCTGGCTTGACTACCCTGTCTGGTCACTTCATTTTTTGATCATTAGAGTTATGACCTTGGGAGGCGTTCTTTCTTGCCTATCTTTTAGCAGCATCTTCCTTCCATATTCTGTCTTCCATTCTCTCAGTAGTGAGGGCCCTTTACAAAATTTGAGCATATGTATTGTTGGCCCTACTGATACAATCTCCACATCTCTGGCTATCATAGGCTTTAAGCCTTGAACAAACCGGTCTACTCTAGTTGCATTGGTTGGCACTAAATCTGCCGCGAACTTGGCAAGCCTGTCAAACTTTAGTGCGTACTTTGTCACCATCATATTCCCTTGATTCAAGGtggcaaactcatccacctttgacTCCTGTACTTCAGCAATGTAGTATTTGTCATTAAAATTTTGCTAAAATTATGCTCATGCCATTGCAGTAACGTCTCTTGCCTGGGAGATTACTTCCCACCAGATTCTTGCATCATCCCTCAACATGTAAGTTGCACAGGCTACCCTGTCATTTCCTTCAACTCGTGTGAAGTCCATAATTGTCCCCATCATGCTCATCCAATGCTCTGCCTTCCATGGATCAACACTCCCCTCAAACATTGAAGGATGTTGCTTCCAGAACCTTACATACAATGGTTCCAAATGATTGCCAATTTGAAAAATCTCTAAAATCGGTGCTAAAGACTGTTGAAAATCTCTGATCAATGGTGCTGG
It encodes the following:
- the LOC133813952 gene encoding uncharacterized protein LOC133813952, which gives rise to MRKQAQELRELRQLRRQRAQPAPLIRDFQQSLAPILEIFQIGNHLEPLYVRFWKQHPSMFEGSVDPWKAEHWMSMMGTIMDFTRVEGNDRVACATYMLRDDARIWWEESKVDEFATLNQGNMMVTKYALKFDRLAKFAADLVPTNATRVDRFVQGLKPMIARDVEIVSVGPTIHMLKFCKGPSLLREWKTEYGRKMLLKDRKEWVRYPECDKCKKHHQDEFWANTCYGCGKKGCIKRNCPQKTREWDKEHHKKNYNLVPTCVFALTKPQAEASTSVVLGQIFIAGIDYHVLIDYGATHSFVAKRIAERFNRPHEKHAKWFGTMLPTREVVISRKWFRVLPLRIDGRELYEDLIGVDNSNFDIILGMDWLTKYKATIDCKKKMVVFKPDGEEPFLFMGTETRL